In Paroedura picta isolate Pp20150507F chromosome 1, Ppicta_v3.0, whole genome shotgun sequence, the following are encoded in one genomic region:
- the CRLS1 gene encoding cardiolipin synthase (CMP-forming) → MLTAACLCRSAACKWSASPTRPVAATVAAVLGARRSDGRPRASLAASSLGGLAAPAPPSSAGGGSCRPLLRVRRSSSALLDACASAGGGVAASRGAEQPRRSRSSDEGAPRPPGKPSGLDAERAGRRGYAELYENPWTVPNLLSMARIGLAPVLGYLIVEEDFNIALGVFALAGITDLLDGFIARTWVNQKSVLGSALDPLADKVLISVLYISLTYANLIPVPLTSMIVVRDIALIAAVFYVRYRTLPPPRTLSRYFNPCYATAQLKPTFISKVNTVVQLILVAASLAAPVFNYVDSVYLQTLWCITAFTTATSAYSYYHYGRKTIQVLNGK, encoded by the exons ATGCTGACCGCGGCTTGCCTGTGCCGAAGCGCCGCGTGCAAGTGGAGCGCCAGCCCGACGCGGCCCGTGGCGGCCACCGTAGCCGCGGTCCTCGGCGCGCGCCGCAGCGACGGCCGCCCTCGGGCGTCGCTCGCGGCCTCTTCGTTGGGCGGCCTCGCGGCGCCCGCTCCCCCCTCCTCGGCGGGAGGCGGGAGCTGCCGGCCCTTGCTGCGCGTGCGCAGGTCCAGCTCGGCGCTGTTGGACGCCTGTGCCTCAGCCGGCGGCGGGGTCGCCGCGTCTCGCGGAGCGGAGCAACCGAGGCGCTCTCGCAGCAGCGATGAAGGAGCCCCGCGGCCGCCGGGGAAGCCCTCGGGGCTGGACGCGGAAAGAGCCGGCCGACGTGGATACGCTGAATTG tatgaaaatccctggaCGGTTCCTAACTTACTTTCAATGGCAAGGATTGGTCTGGCACCAGTTTTGGGCTACTTGATTGTTGAAGAAGATTTCAATATTGCACTAGGTGTATTTGCTCTGGCTGGCATCACCGATCTG TTGGATGGCTTTATTGCACGGACCTGGGTCAACCAAAAATCTGTATTGGGGAGCGCCTTGGACCCTCTGGCTGATAAAGTACTTATTAGCGTTCTATATATTAGCCTGACTTATGCAAATCTTATTCCAG TTCCTCTTACTTCTATGATCGTTGTAAGGGACATAGCGTTAATCGCTGCCGTCTTTTATGTGCGGTATAGAACACTTCCTCCACCA agAACACTTAGTAGATATTTCAATCCGTGTTATGCCACTGCTCAGTTAAAGCCGACATTTATTAGCAAG GTGAACACAGTAGTACAGCTGATCTTGGTGGCAGCTTCGTTAGCTGCTCCAGTTTTCAACTACGTGGACAGTGTGTATCTCCAAACATTGTG GTGCATCACAGCCTTCACAACAGCAACGTCTGCGTACAGTTACTACCATTACGGCCGGAAGACGATCCAGGTGCTGAACGGCAAATGA